Proteins from one Salinispora arenicola genomic window:
- the mtrA gene encoding MtrAB system response regulator MtrA, which produces MRARVLVVDDDPALAEMLGIVLRSEGFLPSFVADGERALAAFRESRPDIVLLDLMLPGMSGIDVARSIRGESGVPIVMLTAKSDTVDVVLGLESGADDYVVKPFKPKELVARMRARLRRGEDAAPELLTIGPTGNQITIDVPAHTVSRNGEEVKLTPLEFDLLVALARKPRQVFTREVLLEQVWGYRHAADTRLVNVHVQRLRAKIEPDPERPEIILTVRGVGYKAGTG; this is translated from the coding sequence ATGAGAGCACGGGTACTGGTGGTTGACGACGACCCCGCCCTCGCCGAGATGCTCGGCATCGTCCTGCGAAGCGAGGGCTTCCTGCCCTCGTTCGTGGCGGATGGTGAACGTGCCCTGGCCGCGTTCCGGGAGAGCCGGCCGGACATTGTGCTGCTCGACCTCATGCTGCCGGGAATGAGCGGCATCGACGTGGCCCGGTCGATCCGGGGCGAGTCGGGCGTGCCGATCGTCATGCTGACCGCCAAGAGCGACACGGTTGACGTCGTCCTCGGTTTGGAGTCCGGGGCCGACGACTACGTGGTCAAGCCGTTCAAGCCGAAGGAGCTGGTGGCCCGGATGCGGGCCCGGCTGCGCCGGGGCGAGGATGCGGCCCCGGAACTGCTCACCATTGGGCCCACGGGCAACCAGATCACCATCGACGTGCCGGCGCACACTGTCAGCCGCAACGGTGAGGAGGTGAAACTCACGCCGCTGGAGTTCGACCTCCTGGTCGCCCTCGCGCGCAAGCCGCGTCAGGTCTTTACCCGCGAGGTGCTGCTGGAGCAGGTCTGGGGATACCGGCATGCGGCGGACACTCGCCTGGTCAACGTGCATGTCCAGCGGCTACGGGCCAAGATCGAGCCGGATCCGGAGCGCCCGGAAATTATCCTCACCGTGCGTGGCGTGGGCTACAAGGCGGGTACCGGATAA
- the hpf gene encoding ribosome hibernation-promoting factor, HPF/YfiA family, translated as MDIVVKGRNVEVPDHYRVHVAEKLAKIERYDHKVIRVDVELFHERNPRQSDHCQRVEITCFSRGPVMRAEACTSDFYSALDAAIARLDTRMRRAADRRRVHHGRHAPISVAAATARLPVTDLVAAPLSHDGATATVAAERPEEERDDQPWHIAREKVHPAEPMTVDDALFQMELVGHDFYLFQDKESGRPSVVYRRHAYDYGIISLAA; from the coding sequence GTGGACATCGTGGTCAAGGGCCGGAACGTCGAAGTGCCAGATCATTACCGGGTGCACGTAGCGGAGAAGCTCGCCAAGATCGAGCGCTATGATCACAAGGTTATTCGGGTCGATGTCGAGCTTTTCCATGAGCGTAATCCGCGTCAGTCGGACCACTGCCAGCGGGTGGAGATCACGTGCTTTTCCCGGGGCCCGGTGATGCGGGCCGAGGCGTGCACGAGTGACTTCTACAGCGCGCTCGACGCGGCCATTGCCCGGCTCGACACCCGGATGCGTCGGGCGGCCGACCGCCGCCGGGTTCACCACGGCCGGCACGCGCCCATTTCCGTCGCAGCCGCCACCGCCCGGCTCCCGGTGACCGACCTCGTCGCCGCTCCACTGTCCCACGACGGCGCCACGGCCACGGTGGCCGCCGAGCGGCCCGAGGAGGAGCGCGACGACCAGCCGTGGCACATCGCACGGGAGAAGGTCCACCCCGCAGAACCGATGACCGTCGACGACGCCTTGTTCCAGATGGAACTGGTCGGGCACGACTTCTATCTGTTCCAGGACAAGGAGTCCGGCCGGCCCAGCGTCGTCTATCGACGACACGCCTACGACTACGGGATCATCTCCCTGGCCGCCTGA
- the ahcY gene encoding adenosylhomocysteinase, which yields MTSTLPASASGTSQPSTVADGDYKVADLSLAEFGRKEIRLAEHEMPGLMALRREFGQSRPLAGARISGSLHMTVQTAVLIETLVVLGARVRWASCNIFSTQDHAAAAVVVGPEGSPQAPAGVPVFAWKGESLEEYWWCTEQALTWPDGEGLNMILDDGGDATLLVHKGVEFERAGAVPATGAADSEEYAVVLGLLRRSLERDGGKWTRLAGGIRGVTEETTTGVHRLYEMHRSGSLLFPAINVNDAVTKSKFDNKYGCRHSLIDGINRATDVLIGGKVAVVLGYGDVGKGCAESLRGQGARVVVAEIDPICALQAAMDGYQVATLEDVVETADIFITATGCFDVITNEHMARMKHQAIVGNIGHFDNEIDMAGLARRGDVTRENVKPQVDVWRFDDGHAVIVLSEGRLLNLGNATGHPSFVMSNSFANQTIAQIELFTKTDEYPTGVHVLPKHLDEKVARLHLDALGARLSTLTAEQAAYLGVPQEGPFKPDHYRY from the coding sequence ATGACCAGCACCCTTCCGGCGTCCGCCAGCGGGACGTCCCAGCCCAGCACCGTCGCCGACGGCGACTACAAGGTTGCGGACCTGTCACTGGCCGAGTTTGGGCGCAAGGAGATTCGGCTCGCGGAGCATGAGATGCCGGGGTTGATGGCGCTTCGGCGTGAGTTTGGGCAGTCGCGGCCGTTGGCTGGTGCGCGGATTTCGGGTTCATTGCACATGACCGTGCAGACGGCCGTGCTGATTGAGACGTTGGTGGTGTTGGGGGCGCGGGTCCGGTGGGCGTCGTGCAACATCTTCTCCACCCAGGACCATGCCGCCGCGGCAGTGGTGGTGGGTCCGGAGGGCTCCCCGCAGGCGCCGGCGGGCGTGCCGGTGTTCGCCTGGAAGGGCGAGTCGCTGGAGGAGTACTGGTGGTGCACCGAGCAGGCGTTGACGTGGCCGGATGGCGAGGGTCTGAACATGATCCTCGACGACGGTGGGGACGCCACCCTGCTGGTGCACAAGGGCGTCGAGTTCGAGCGGGCAGGTGCGGTACCGGCGACGGGGGCAGCTGACTCCGAGGAGTACGCCGTGGTCCTCGGCCTGCTGCGTCGTTCGCTGGAGCGGGATGGCGGAAAGTGGACCCGGTTGGCGGGCGGCATTCGGGGGGTGACGGAGGAGACGACGACCGGCGTGCATCGGTTGTACGAGATGCATCGGTCGGGTTCGTTGTTGTTCCCCGCGATCAACGTCAACGATGCCGTGACCAAGAGCAAGTTCGACAACAAGTACGGCTGTCGGCACTCGTTGATCGATGGAATCAACCGCGCTACCGACGTGCTGATCGGTGGCAAGGTCGCGGTGGTGCTCGGCTACGGCGACGTGGGCAAGGGGTGCGCCGAGTCGCTGCGTGGCCAGGGTGCTCGGGTAGTGGTGGCCGAGATCGACCCGATCTGTGCGCTCCAGGCGGCAATGGATGGCTATCAGGTCGCCACGTTGGAAGACGTGGTGGAGACCGCGGATATCTTCATCACGGCGACCGGTTGTTTCGATGTGATTACCAACGAGCACATGGCGCGGATGAAGCACCAGGCGATCGTGGGGAACATCGGGCACTTCGACAATGAGATCGACATGGCGGGGCTGGCGCGTCGAGGCGACGTGACGCGGGAGAACGTCAAACCGCAGGTCGATGTGTGGCGGTTCGATGACGGGCACGCGGTGATCGTGCTCTCGGAGGGCCGCCTGCTGAACCTCGGCAACGCGACCGGGCACCCGTCCTTCGTGATGTCGAACAGTTTCGCCAATCAGACGATCGCGCAGATCGAGCTGTTCACGAAGACCGATGAGTATCCGACGGGCGTGCACGTACTGCCGAAGCACCTGGACGAGAAGGTCGCTCGCCTGCACCTGGACGCGTTGGGTGCGCGGTTGTCGACGTTGACGGCGGAGCAGGCCGCGTATCTCGGGGTGCCGCAGGAGGGTCCGTTCAAGCCCGACCACTACCGCTACTGA
- a CDS encoding GNAT family N-acetyltransferase, which yields MTPETIEGPGIRLRPFHLTDAPATATACADPLTQRFLPALPSPYTEADARLWITEGAPGVWATGGAAYAITDRATDQLLGSVGLHDVIPGRQEAAIGYWVAPWARGRGVATAATRTLAERAFTTGTIRLELLTTAENTASQRVALAAGFRHEGVRRSASPRRGGQGRDDLLAWARLANDPPGPTPRLLPDLPDGRVTDGVVELRALGPQHAAHMHDLNTRPEVVASRVPPEPPTRADTERHCREAMSRWLCDKAANMVILDATSGATAGTCTLVLDHPPFRQAMIGYSLLPDWRGRGFATRTIRLLTAWGFNEVRLERIWAGTHSGNVASERVLERAGFRREGRTRGGLPSGGNARADCTLYGLLSGDLAPPPGTC from the coding sequence ATGACGCCAGAGACCATCGAGGGGCCCGGAATCCGGCTGCGTCCGTTCCACCTCACAGACGCCCCCGCCACCGCGACCGCCTGCGCCGACCCGCTGACCCAACGCTTCCTGCCCGCACTGCCGTCGCCGTACACGGAGGCCGACGCCCGGTTGTGGATCACCGAAGGGGCACCCGGGGTCTGGGCCACCGGCGGGGCCGCCTACGCCATCACGGACCGGGCCACGGACCAACTCCTCGGCTCGGTCGGGTTGCACGACGTGATCCCCGGTCGCCAGGAGGCGGCGATCGGCTACTGGGTCGCCCCGTGGGCGCGGGGACGCGGCGTCGCCACGGCCGCGACCCGGACCCTCGCCGAGCGGGCATTCACCACCGGGACGATCCGGCTGGAGCTGCTCACCACAGCTGAGAACACCGCCAGTCAGCGGGTGGCGCTGGCCGCCGGCTTCCGCCACGAGGGCGTGCGCCGGTCGGCGAGCCCCCGTCGCGGTGGCCAGGGACGGGATGATCTCCTCGCCTGGGCGCGTCTCGCCAACGATCCCCCGGGTCCGACCCCGCGGTTGCTGCCAGACCTGCCCGACGGCCGGGTCACCGACGGCGTGGTGGAGCTACGGGCGCTCGGCCCGCAGCACGCGGCCCACATGCACGACCTGAACACGCGGCCCGAGGTGGTCGCCTCCCGGGTGCCGCCGGAGCCGCCGACGCGGGCGGACACCGAGCGGCACTGCCGGGAGGCGATGTCCCGGTGGCTGTGCGACAAGGCCGCGAACATGGTCATCCTCGACGCGACGAGCGGAGCCACCGCTGGCACCTGCACTCTGGTCCTCGACCATCCGCCGTTCCGACAGGCGATGATCGGCTACAGCCTGCTGCCGGACTGGCGCGGACGCGGCTTCGCGACCCGCACGATCCGGCTGCTCACCGCATGGGGATTCAACGAGGTCCGGCTCGAACGGATCTGGGCGGGTACCCACTCCGGCAACGTTGCCTCGGAGCGGGTGCTGGAACGGGCCGGGTTCCGCCGGGAGGGGCGAACACGCGGAGGCCTTCCCAGCGGCGGCAATGCCCGGGCGGACTGCACGCTGTACGGCCTGCTCTCCGGTGATCTCGCGCCACCACCCGGAACGTGTTGA
- the manA gene encoding mannose-6-phosphate isomerase, class I: MELLYGPIRNYAWGSRSAIATLQGRPVPSPEPEAELWLGAHPGAPAGVDRDGTRVSLVELLSAEPRHWLGQRVVDRFGTRLPYLLKVLAADAPLSLQAHPDPEQARAGHAADAGRPAAQRNYVDPHHKPELLVALTSMEALCGFRDPAVSAEVLAAFGVPSLEPVVTALRKGVEGLPDAVRQLLTLPNAERAGLVAAVTSAAVDGPDAHLARTLAASYPGDPGVLVALLLNLVRIAPGEAIWMPAGNLHAYLRGTGVEIMAASDNVLRGGLTPKRVDVDELLRVLRFEVLHDPVVRAVPVAPGVVCWPVPVDDFALHQVRVGSDRAEVALPLVGPRVVLCGAGALTVDDGAGAVKLGPGQAAVSPAAAGALRIAGTGDAYVASCGLR; this comes from the coding sequence ATGGAATTGTTGTACGGGCCGATCCGAAACTATGCCTGGGGCTCCCGCTCGGCGATCGCCACCCTGCAGGGGCGACCGGTGCCGAGCCCGGAGCCGGAGGCGGAGCTGTGGTTGGGTGCGCATCCGGGCGCACCGGCCGGCGTGGACCGGGACGGAACCCGGGTCAGTCTGGTCGAGCTGTTGTCGGCAGAGCCGAGACACTGGCTGGGCCAGCGGGTTGTTGACCGGTTCGGCACCCGGCTGCCGTACCTGCTCAAGGTCCTCGCTGCCGATGCCCCGCTCAGTCTCCAGGCCCACCCTGATCCGGAGCAGGCCCGCGCTGGTCACGCCGCCGACGCGGGGCGGCCGGCGGCGCAGCGCAACTACGTCGACCCGCACCACAAGCCGGAACTGCTGGTGGCGCTGACGTCGATGGAGGCGCTCTGCGGGTTCCGCGATCCGGCGGTGTCCGCGGAGGTGCTCGCCGCTTTCGGCGTACCGTCGCTGGAGCCGGTGGTGACGGCGTTGCGAAAGGGAGTGGAGGGCCTCCCCGACGCGGTACGGCAGCTGCTGACCTTGCCGAACGCGGAACGTGCGGGGCTGGTGGCGGCCGTGACGTCGGCGGCGGTGGACGGCCCGGACGCGCACCTGGCGCGGACGCTCGCCGCCAGCTATCCAGGTGATCCCGGGGTGCTGGTGGCGTTGCTGCTCAACCTGGTGCGGATCGCCCCGGGTGAGGCGATCTGGATGCCGGCGGGCAATCTGCACGCGTACCTGCGTGGCACGGGCGTGGAGATCATGGCCGCGAGCGACAACGTACTGCGTGGGGGATTGACGCCGAAGCGGGTCGACGTCGACGAGCTGTTGCGGGTGCTCCGGTTCGAGGTGCTGCACGATCCGGTGGTGCGGGCGGTGCCGGTCGCGCCGGGCGTGGTGTGCTGGCCGGTGCCGGTGGACGACTTCGCGTTGCACCAGGTGCGCGTGGGCTCCGACCGGGCGGAGGTTGCGCTGCCGCTCGTCGGGCCGCGGGTGGTGCTGTGCGGTGCCGGCGCCCTCACCGTCGACGACGGTGCCGGGGCGGTCAAGCTGGGGCCGGGGCAGGCTGCGGTGAGTCCGGCTGCCGCCGGTGCGCTGCGGATCGCGGGCACGGGCGACGCGTATGTGGCGAGTTGCGGGCTGCGCTGA
- a CDS encoding ComF family protein, producing MWDIGRTVADLGALVLPVDCAGCRDRRPGLRRGVCPECVAALDGLRPGPVRPTPAPDGLPPCVALGPYAGPLREVLLAYKDHGRHGLARPLGALLAEVVAVSVGAVRPVLLVPVPDTPAAARARYGDHLGRLARHCADRLRRSGWPVEVRPALRALPRPDSVTLDSAGRAAAATAAFRARRRWRPTASDAALVVLDDIVTTGSTIAAVSRVLTATGRAPAVAAVLAATQKRHRW from the coding sequence ATGTGGGATATCGGGCGAACAGTCGCTGACCTTGGTGCTCTGGTGCTGCCGGTGGACTGCGCCGGATGTCGGGACCGGCGGCCCGGACTGCGTCGAGGTGTCTGCCCGGAGTGCGTGGCCGCACTCGACGGCCTGCGTCCGGGGCCGGTGCGCCCCACCCCCGCCCCGGACGGCCTGCCGCCGTGCGTCGCTCTCGGCCCCTACGCGGGTCCACTGCGTGAGGTTTTGCTCGCCTACAAGGACCACGGCCGACACGGGCTGGCCCGGCCACTGGGCGCGTTGCTGGCCGAGGTCGTGGCGGTCTCGGTCGGCGCCGTACGCCCGGTGCTGTTGGTGCCGGTGCCGGACACGCCAGCCGCGGCTCGCGCCCGCTACGGCGACCACCTCGGCCGGTTGGCCCGGCACTGCGCGGACCGGTTGCGGCGCTCCGGCTGGCCGGTCGAGGTCCGACCCGCGTTGCGGGCGCTGCCTCGCCCGGACTCGGTGACGCTGGACAGCGCGGGCCGGGCCGCAGCGGCCACGGCAGCGTTCCGAGCCCGTCGTCGGTGGCGGCCCACGGCCTCGGACGCGGCGTTGGTCGTCCTGGACGACATCGTCACCACCGGTTCGACAATCGCCGCGGTGAGTCGCGTGCTGACCGCGACCGGTCGCGCACCGGCCGTCGCGGCGGTGCTCGCCGCGACCCAGAAGAGGCACCGTTGGTAA
- a CDS encoding cation diffusion facilitator family transporter, with protein MSANGGTKAILAALLANAGIAVTKFVAFLLTGSSSMLAESIHSVADSGNQGLLLLGGRRAKRAATPQHPFGYGRERYIYAFIVSIVLFTVGGLFALYEAYHKWSHPEGIKSWQWVPVVVLVSAIVMESFSFRTAIQESNRVRGNQSWVRFVRRAKAPELPVVLLEDLGALVGLIFALFGVGLTLITDDGRWDAVGTAMIGVLLVVIAVILAIETKSLLLGEGAEAHDVVAIEKAMTAGPEVERIIHMKTLYLGPDELMVAAKVAVTTVDSAEELARGINAVEARVRAAVPIARVIYLEPDVYVAAVDKRTESEPGETVGLSGG; from the coding sequence GTGAGCGCCAACGGTGGGACGAAAGCGATCCTCGCCGCGCTGTTGGCCAACGCGGGCATCGCGGTCACCAAATTCGTTGCCTTTCTGCTGACCGGCTCGTCGTCGATGTTGGCCGAGTCGATCCACTCGGTCGCCGACTCGGGCAACCAGGGGCTGCTGCTGCTTGGGGGGCGGCGGGCGAAGCGTGCCGCCACCCCGCAGCACCCGTTCGGGTACGGCCGGGAGCGCTACATCTACGCGTTCATCGTGTCCATCGTGTTGTTCACCGTCGGTGGCCTCTTCGCCCTGTACGAGGCGTACCACAAGTGGTCCCATCCGGAGGGCATCAAAAGTTGGCAGTGGGTTCCGGTCGTCGTCCTGGTGAGCGCCATCGTCATGGAGTCGTTCTCCTTCCGGACCGCGATCCAGGAGTCGAATCGCGTTCGGGGGAACCAGTCCTGGGTGCGGTTCGTCCGCCGGGCCAAGGCGCCCGAGCTGCCGGTGGTGCTGTTGGAGGACCTGGGCGCGCTGGTCGGACTGATCTTCGCGCTCTTCGGGGTCGGCCTGACCCTGATCACTGACGACGGCCGCTGGGACGCCGTCGGCACCGCGATGATCGGTGTCCTGCTGGTGGTGATCGCCGTCATCCTCGCCATCGAGACCAAGAGCCTGCTCCTCGGCGAGGGTGCGGAGGCGCACGATGTCGTGGCCATCGAGAAGGCGATGACCGCCGGCCCCGAGGTCGAGCGAATCATCCACATGAAGACGCTGTACCTCGGCCCCGACGAGCTGATGGTGGCGGCGAAGGTCGCGGTGACGACGGTGGACAGCGCCGAGGAACTGGCCCGGGGCATCAACGCGGTGGAGGCAAGGGTCCGCGCCGCCGTGCCGATTGCCCGGGTGATCTACCTGGAGCCGGACGTCTATGTCGCGGCAGTGGATAAGCGGACCGAAAGTGAACCCGGCGAGACCGTCGGGCTGTCTGGGGGTTGA
- a CDS encoding LpqB family beta-propeller domain-containing protein → MSRRLLGCLFGGVVLATVAGCGIPGDTEVRIEGPGPAAEAGASSGGGVEPPPRKTAGSREEFVANFLSAAAGEPDGAYDRVRQFVVTEDRARLPQKEGSEVALTVVRLVEDPVIVPGPEEIRVTLKVQQVGQLTADGVLAPPEATPDTYDFGLRPISLEGGDETEWYVTDPPNMLLLSVDALNRYYTPRTIYFWSSDRLRLVPDQRYLARAVPDDRRVSEVVRWLVGGHSAWLKRAVSTLPDRTNLINNATRTDDRWEVNLDMAGADSARLELLATQLAWSLPELQGQLELKIRNQSQLVIDDVEQRRQKHPVYSIGAPQPFCVYEGAVRSLGPTGVPVVPAENDTVVSAGLSRSGQRVLAALVVETDDGRQRLAVGAGADPLTSFRASPETYQAVSRPVWLRSADSRRPVGLVVADGRLLRFDEAANLDQVQLSVEGVTAVAAALDGHRIAVVSDGALYVAAVSHDGDALAVGPLRLMPTSLTGLTAVDWYGENSLVVAGSKAGKRVLYEVGVDGARETELRATGATVTHLAAYPANPESYGSVMYEANGVAYRAFPFERINPDQVRGVEPTLTGTRPSAPSAPFLLF, encoded by the coding sequence GTGAGCCGCCGGCTGCTCGGTTGCCTGTTCGGTGGGGTGGTGCTTGCCACCGTGGCCGGTTGCGGGATTCCGGGGGACACCGAGGTACGCATCGAGGGGCCCGGCCCGGCGGCAGAGGCGGGCGCGAGTAGCGGGGGCGGAGTCGAGCCGCCGCCCCGCAAGACGGCTGGCAGCCGCGAGGAGTTCGTGGCGAACTTCCTCTCCGCCGCGGCCGGTGAGCCGGACGGGGCGTACGACCGGGTCCGCCAGTTCGTCGTCACGGAGGATCGAGCCCGGCTGCCGCAGAAGGAGGGCAGCGAGGTCGCGCTGACCGTGGTACGGCTGGTCGAGGACCCGGTCATCGTTCCCGGGCCCGAGGAGATCCGGGTCACCCTCAAGGTGCAGCAGGTCGGGCAGCTGACGGCCGACGGGGTGCTGGCGCCACCGGAGGCCACCCCGGACACCTACGACTTCGGATTGCGACCGATCTCGCTGGAGGGCGGGGACGAGACCGAGTGGTACGTGACGGACCCACCGAACATGCTCCTGCTCAGCGTCGACGCGCTCAACCGTTACTACACCCCCCGGACGATCTACTTCTGGAGTTCGGACCGCCTACGCCTGGTGCCGGACCAGCGCTACCTGGCCCGCGCCGTGCCCGACGACCGGCGGGTCAGCGAGGTGGTCCGGTGGCTCGTGGGTGGCCACTCCGCCTGGTTGAAGCGGGCGGTCAGCACGTTGCCGGACCGCACCAACCTGATCAACAACGCCACCCGGACGGACGACCGCTGGGAGGTCAACCTGGATATGGCTGGTGCCGACAGCGCCCGGCTCGAGCTGCTGGCCACCCAGCTCGCGTGGTCGTTGCCGGAGCTGCAGGGGCAGCTCGAGTTGAAGATCCGCAACCAGTCGCAGTTGGTCATCGACGACGTGGAACAGCGCCGGCAGAAGCACCCGGTGTATTCGATCGGGGCCCCACAGCCGTTCTGCGTCTACGAAGGGGCCGTCCGTTCACTCGGACCGACGGGCGTGCCAGTGGTGCCGGCAGAGAACGACACGGTGGTCTCGGCGGGTCTCAGCCGTTCCGGGCAACGTGTCCTCGCGGCGCTCGTGGTGGAGACTGACGACGGGCGGCAGCGGCTCGCTGTCGGGGCTGGCGCAGACCCCCTTACGTCGTTCCGGGCGAGTCCGGAGACCTATCAGGCGGTGAGCCGTCCGGTCTGGCTTCGGTCGGCCGATTCGCGGCGGCCGGTTGGCCTGGTCGTTGCTGACGGCCGGTTGCTCCGTTTCGACGAGGCGGCCAACCTGGACCAGGTGCAGTTGAGCGTGGAGGGTGTGACGGCGGTGGCCGCCGCGCTGGACGGGCACCGGATCGCGGTCGTCAGCGATGGCGCGCTGTACGTGGCGGCGGTGAGCCACGACGGGGACGCGCTCGCCGTCGGGCCGCTCCGGCTGATGCCCACCTCGCTCACCGGGCTCACCGCGGTTGACTGGTACGGCGAGAACAGCCTGGTCGTGGCTGGCTCGAAGGCCGGCAAACGGGTGCTCTACGAGGTCGGGGTGGACGGGGCGCGGGAGACCGAGCTGCGGGCCACCGGTGCCACCGTTACGCACCTTGCGGCGTACCCGGCGAATCCGGAGTCCTACGGGAGTGTGATGTACGAGGCGAACGGCGTGGCGTACCGGGCCTTCCCGTTCGAGCGGATCAATCCGGATCAGGTACGCGGTGTCGAGCCAACGCTGACCGGCACTCGTCCGAGCGCTCCGTCCGCCCCTTTCCTGCTCTTCTAG
- the mtrB gene encoding MtrAB system histidine kinase MtrB, protein MGAWGARLVAGLHQTWRRSLQVRVVTITLLASSLLVGGFAYLIADKITNILLENAEADVQDRLNSGAAYAAKQLGFYHKPQEAQFQETVDGTVNYLAGGDPQQVTGVVVALIADEFDGVIQPRTAPAVDNLDALISSELRATVAGGEVASQIGTGRLGEAHTKYLAYGSPVPTQFGQVELYYLVPLARQDATAADARATVVATGLALVVLLGLLAALVTRLVVTPVRVAARTAQRLSAGLLDQRMAVNGEDDLALLAESFNQMATNLQRQILRLEEMSRLQRRFTSDVSHELRTPLTTVRMAADLIFAERDEFDPAVARSAELLQTELDRFEELLTDLLEISRFDAGFAALDAEPTDLVPVVHRVAGRLAGLAERVGVTVELDVPGGPVIAEVDQRRVERVLRNLVGNAVEHGEGKPVRITLGVDEAAVAVTVRDHGLGLKPGEEKLIFNRFWRADPSRARQTGGTGLGLSISLEDARLHRGWLEAWGAPGQGAQFRLTLPARAGDRLTASPLRLVPADARLPCGGPREGGLLAIGQGSAGALAVDPAPAAPAEAQR, encoded by the coding sequence ATGGGCGCTTGGGGCGCACGGCTGGTCGCCGGGCTGCATCAGACCTGGCGGCGCTCGTTACAGGTACGTGTGGTGACCATCACGCTCCTGGCGTCCAGCCTGCTGGTCGGTGGGTTCGCCTACCTCATCGCCGACAAGATCACCAATATTCTGCTGGAGAACGCCGAGGCCGATGTGCAGGACCGGCTGAACAGCGGAGCGGCCTACGCGGCCAAACAGCTCGGGTTCTACCACAAGCCGCAGGAGGCACAGTTCCAGGAGACCGTCGACGGGACGGTGAACTACCTGGCCGGCGGTGATCCTCAGCAGGTGACCGGGGTGGTGGTTGCCCTGATTGCCGACGAGTTCGACGGGGTGATCCAGCCCCGGACCGCCCCGGCGGTGGACAATCTTGATGCGTTGATCAGCTCTGAGCTGCGCGCGACGGTCGCCGGGGGTGAGGTCGCCAGCCAGATCGGCACCGGTCGGCTCGGCGAGGCCCACACGAAGTACCTCGCCTACGGCTCGCCGGTACCGACCCAGTTCGGTCAGGTCGAGCTCTATTATCTCGTCCCGTTGGCTCGGCAGGACGCCACCGCCGCCGATGCCCGGGCGACCGTGGTCGCCACCGGCCTCGCCCTGGTGGTGCTGCTGGGGCTGCTCGCCGCTCTGGTGACCCGGCTGGTGGTGACGCCGGTCCGGGTAGCAGCCCGAACGGCGCAACGCCTCTCCGCCGGCCTGCTCGACCAGCGAATGGCGGTCAACGGCGAGGACGACCTGGCGCTGCTCGCGGAGTCCTTCAACCAGATGGCGACCAACCTGCAGCGGCAGATCCTCCGGTTGGAGGAGATGTCTCGCCTGCAACGCCGATTCACCTCGGACGTCTCGCACGAGCTGCGGACCCCGTTGACCACGGTTCGGATGGCCGCGGACCTGATCTTCGCTGAGCGGGATGAATTCGACCCGGCGGTGGCTCGCAGCGCCGAGTTGCTCCAGACGGAGCTGGACCGGTTCGAGGAACTGCTGACCGACCTGCTGGAAATCAGCCGCTTCGACGCCGGTTTCGCTGCGCTCGACGCCGAGCCCACCGATCTGGTGCCGGTCGTGCACCGGGTCGCGGGCCGGCTGGCCGGCCTCGCCGAGCGGGTCGGTGTCACCGTCGAACTGGATGTGCCCGGCGGTCCGGTGATCGCCGAAGTCGACCAGCGTCGCGTCGAGCGTGTCCTGCGGAATCTGGTCGGTAACGCGGTCGAGCACGGCGAGGGCAAACCGGTGCGGATCACCCTGGGTGTGGACGAGGCCGCGGTGGCGGTCACCGTGCGCGATCACGGTTTGGGACTCAAGCCCGGGGAGGAGAAGCTGATTTTCAATCGTTTCTGGCGGGCCGACCCATCACGTGCCCGACAGACCGGGGGGACCGGGTTGGGCCTGTCGATCAGCCTTGAGGACGCCCGGCTGCACCGCGGATGGCTGGAGGCGTGGGGTGCGCCGGGGCAGGGCGCCCAGTTCCGGCTCACCCTGCCGGCGCGGGCCGGCGACCGGCTGACCGCCTCGCCACTGCGATTGGTGCCCGCCGACGCGAGACTGCCCTGTGGTGGTCCGCGCGAGGGCGGTCTGCTCGCCATCGGTCAGGGCAGCGCGGGCGCGTTGGCAGTTGATCCCGCGCCGGCCGCGCCTGCCGAGGCCCAGCGGTGA